One Stenotrophomonas oahuensis genomic region harbors:
- a CDS encoding 2,3-dihydro-2,3-dihydroxybenzoate dehydrogenase yields MKLTGFDGTVTLVTGAAGGIGAALVQLLLDSGAVVVATDREAPVRTAHPRLHLHALDVSDAAAVDARVHAVEAELGPIGFGVNVAGVLQVGEVTGISDAQWRSVFAVNTDGVFHLGRALARVMTPRRRGAIVTVSSNAAGVPRHGMAAYAASKAAATMFTRCLGLELAPHGIRCNIVAPGSTLTPMQTGMWADDQGAQRVIAGTPETFKAGIPLGKLANPEDVAQAVMFLLSDQAGHIAMSDLYVDGGATLRG; encoded by the coding sequence ATGAAACTGACCGGATTCGACGGCACCGTGACGCTGGTGACCGGTGCGGCAGGCGGCATTGGCGCGGCACTGGTGCAGCTGCTGCTGGACAGCGGTGCGGTGGTGGTGGCGACCGATCGTGAAGCGCCGGTGCGGACGGCCCATCCACGTCTGCACCTGCATGCGCTGGATGTCAGCGACGCCGCGGCCGTCGATGCGCGCGTGCACGCTGTGGAGGCCGAGCTCGGCCCCATTGGCTTCGGGGTCAACGTGGCCGGTGTGCTGCAGGTGGGTGAAGTGACCGGCATCAGCGATGCGCAGTGGCGCAGCGTGTTCGCGGTCAACACCGATGGCGTGTTCCACCTGGGGCGGGCGCTGGCGCGGGTGATGACGCCACGGCGGCGTGGGGCCATCGTCACGGTCAGCTCGAATGCGGCCGGCGTGCCGCGCCATGGCATGGCGGCCTATGCGGCCTCCAAGGCGGCTGCCACCATGTTCACCCGCTGCCTGGGACTGGAACTGGCACCGCATGGCATCCGCTGCAACATCGTGGCGCCGGGGTCGACGCTGACGCCGATGCAGACCGGCATGTGGGCGGATGATCAGGGCGCGCAGCGCGTCATTGCCGGCACGCCGGAGACCTTCAAGGCGGGTATTCCACTGGGCAAGCTGGCCAACCCCGAAGACGTGGCGCAGGCGGTGATGTTCCTGCTGTCCGACCAGGCCGGCCACATCGCCATGAGCGACCTTTACGTGGACGGCGGCGCGACCCTGCGCGGCTAG
- a CDS encoding DUF2894 domain-containing protein, translating into MAADGHATPAQLQRWRTQGHDRIDPVHFAFLEALQQRAHAHDGALRRVLDARMQVLLDAYAARIESQPATADATARPAVTLSDLPAPRNADYPQLPALAEFRSMWASLRTESQVRQTLAQEAPSDSGPLNSSMLVHRTLGWMGEVSPGYLQHFLAYVDNLAWLDTLQQRGTLPSRDSAAPGAKPRRRTAR; encoded by the coding sequence ATGGCCGCTGACGGCCACGCCACGCCAGCGCAGTTGCAGCGCTGGCGCACGCAGGGACACGACCGTATCGACCCGGTGCATTTCGCGTTCCTCGAAGCGTTGCAGCAGCGTGCCCACGCCCACGACGGCGCGCTGCGGCGGGTGCTGGATGCCCGCATGCAGGTGCTGCTGGACGCCTATGCGGCACGCATTGAATCGCAGCCCGCGACGGCTGACGCAACGGCGCGACCGGCCGTTACCCTGAGCGACCTGCCCGCGCCGCGCAACGCCGACTACCCGCAGCTGCCGGCATTGGCCGAATTCCGTTCGATGTGGGCCAGCCTGCGCACCGAAAGCCAGGTTCGCCAGACCCTGGCCCAGGAAGCCCCCAGCGACAGCGGGCCGCTGAATTCCAGCATGCTGGTGCACCGCACGCTGGGCTGGATGGGCGAGGTATCACCCGGTTACCTGCAGCATTTCCTCGCGTACGTGGACAACCTCGCCTGGCTGGACACGCTGCAGCAGCGCGGCACCCTGCCCAGCCGCGACAGCGCCGCGCCGGGCGCGAAACCGCGCCGCCGTACCGCGCGCTAG